A stretch of Candidatus Desulfatibia profunda DNA encodes these proteins:
- a CDS encoding GAF domain-containing protein: MEKETSCINSKVILDYVQKHNNGDCSALLRDLDPEIDRLSNPEGFLCDPNNWISCTVISKLYRRAKLILNDELAPFKIAQHAVEKIDLGFKSLIVKVFGSHHRVLKNVQRINAKWNRNKEVELVELEKNSAILRLHWNPQMDVSRDICLYNQGVYAFIPTTWGAKPLTLEEKKCYFDGVLYCEYHLKWANKNRLEGIFSGFFTPKSVLMETLTEIEKDKELIEEKYSEVYRLNIELNQKIKQLLAIQETGKAILSVLDLEPLLTVIMNILSNACHIHRAIIMLVNENEGCLEYIHGVGFDGEMPEQMKNYKVSLDRLSNILARVASTGRPEYVPEVKSSSLRKDNIMLTYGKPASVFVVPLITRSKVIGVIATDAVDNDGVPNETRETLEVFAPQIAIAIENARLYSQLQEQMLELKRSQALISRMEKFSFLGNLAARLAHEIKNPMTAIGTFMQMLPKKYDDLEFRRDFHKIALEETIRVNNLVTELLNLVNTKESHFEYSDLHDLINKMTLLISPQSNAKKVEVIRKFDPGINSVWMDTEKMKQIILNLLSNAVDFTPEGGKIELVTKSCVEKGKLDFVQIEIKDNGPGIPPAYIDKVFDPYFTTRHKSTIHSGTGLGLFIAHQNMQDHHGIIEVKSDENKGTIFTLKLPKTPPDQSAPV; the protein is encoded by the coding sequence ATGGAAAAGGAAACAAGCTGTATCAATTCCAAAGTAATCCTGGATTATGTCCAGAAGCATAATAACGGCGACTGTTCCGCTTTATTAAGGGACCTTGACCCCGAGATTGACCGCCTGTCGAACCCGGAAGGTTTTTTATGCGATCCCAACAATTGGATCTCCTGTACCGTCATTTCCAAGTTATACCGTCGAGCCAAATTGATTCTTAATGACGAACTGGCTCCTTTTAAAATTGCCCAGCATGCCGTCGAGAAGATTGATCTGGGCTTTAAAAGCTTAATTGTAAAAGTTTTCGGGTCGCATCACAGAGTTCTTAAAAACGTTCAAAGGATCAATGCCAAATGGAACAGGAACAAGGAAGTAGAACTGGTTGAATTGGAAAAGAACAGCGCCATCTTAAGATTACACTGGAATCCCCAAATGGATGTGTCCAGAGACATATGCCTGTACAATCAGGGGGTTTATGCATTCATTCCAACCACGTGGGGAGCAAAGCCACTGACGCTTGAAGAAAAAAAATGCTACTTTGACGGCGTTTTATATTGCGAATACCATTTAAAATGGGCAAACAAAAACAGGTTGGAGGGAATTTTTTCGGGGTTTTTCACGCCAAAATCCGTTTTGATGGAAACGTTAACGGAAATTGAAAAAGACAAAGAGCTTATCGAGGAAAAATATAGTGAGGTCTATCGGCTGAACATAGAGCTGAATCAAAAAATAAAACAGCTCCTGGCTATCCAAGAAACAGGCAAGGCGATTCTTTCCGTACTGGACCTGGAACCTCTGTTAACGGTTATCATGAACATCCTTTCCAATGCCTGCCATATCCACCGGGCCATCATCATGCTTGTGAATGAAAACGAAGGCTGTCTTGAATATATTCACGGCGTGGGTTTTGACGGTGAAATGCCGGAACAGATGAAAAATTACAAGGTATCCCTGGATCGTTTAAGTAACATTTTAGCCAGGGTCGCCAGTACCGGCCGGCCGGAATATGTGCCTGAAGTAAAAAGCTCTAGCTTAAGAAAAGATAACATCATGTTAACTTACGGGAAACCGGCTTCGGTGTTCGTGGTTCCCTTAATTACACGCTCCAAGGTAATCGGGGTTATCGCCACGGACGCGGTTGATAATGACGGAGTCCCTAATGAAACCCGGGAAACCCTGGAAGTGTTTGCGCCCCAGATCGCTATCGCCATTGAAAACGCCAGGCTTTACAGCCAGCTCCAGGAACAGATGCTTGAGCTGAAAAGATCACAAGCCCTGATCAGCAGAATGGAAAAGTTCTCCTTCCTGGGGAACCTGGCTGCCAGACTGGCCCATGAGATTAAGAACCCCATGACCGCCATCGGGACCTTCATGCAGATGCTGCCGAAGAAATATGACGATCTGGAATTCCGCAGGGACTTTCATAAGATTGCCCTGGAAGAAACCATACGGGTAAACAACCTCGTCACAGAACTTCTGAATTTGGTCAACACTAAAGAATCGCATTTCGAATACAGTGATCTTCATGACCTGATCAATAAAATGACTTTGCTCATTTCCCCTCAGAGCAATGCCAAAAAAGTTGAAGTCATCCGGAAATTTGATCCTGGTATTAATTCGGTTTGGATGGATACTGAAAAAATGAAACAGATTATTCTGAACCTGCTTTCAAATGCGGTCGACTTTACGCCTGAAGGAGGAAAAATCGAGCTTGTTACAAAAAGTTGTGTCGAAAAAGGAAAACTTGATTTTGTTCAGATCGAAATTAAAGACAATGGCCCCGGAATTCCTCCCGCCTATATCGACAAGGTGTTCGACCCCTATTTTACAACAAGACACAAGAGTACCATCCATAGCGGGACCGGTCTCGGCCTGTTTATTGCCCATCAAAATATGCAAGACCATCACGGAATTATCGAAGTAAAAAGCGATGAGAATAAAGGGACCATATTTACCTTAAAATTGCCGAAGACTCCCCCTGATCAATCCGCTCCGGTTTGA
- a CDS encoding B12-binding domain-containing radical SAM protein: MNIVLINVSGRQSSDGSRLISALLKRAGHRVKSVFLSRPEPLDYNADELEPLDEMLAESDLVMVAVYSSYAVRAVQVTQYIHKKFPGMKVIWGGPHCISVPELGLRYADGICFSEGDQAAVDFANRLEAGTDYLHTPNMAFNVNGTPLVNEVLAPFADLDGLPYYDYNLDEQFLLDQGLFQMTKTLLKERLAGYPYNVPVLYFITSRGCPHQCSYCNNSRYITLFGRNTMRFYSIDRVIEELEHTLEHLDFIEVVVFGDDDFFMRSKKQLAHFARKYKKSIGLPFGIAVSANTYHKEKMEVLLDSGLKVVQMGVQSGSQQTLDEVYHRRIRLSRTKAVVHQLASYHKTHGLDLLLDFIIDNPYETPDDIIQTYKYILDLPLHVRINIFFLAFFPGTPIYDRALKDRIIEPFNEKAFRFYTRSHVRYQKNYETFLILLARFIRRRRRLWPYCNNKLMLALGSRPVRKIASGLPGSCYALLSKSVQ; the protein is encoded by the coding sequence ATGAATATTGTACTGATCAATGTCTCCGGTCGACAGTCTTCTGACGGCTCCCGTCTTATTTCAGCGTTGTTGAAACGAGCCGGCCATCGGGTAAAAAGCGTATTTTTATCCAGGCCTGAACCGCTGGACTACAATGCAGACGAACTCGAGCCGCTAGACGAAATGCTCGCTGAGTCCGACCTAGTCATGGTTGCCGTTTATAGCAGCTATGCGGTTCGGGCCGTACAGGTCACTCAATATATTCACAAGAAATTTCCCGGAATGAAAGTGATATGGGGAGGCCCCCATTGCATTTCAGTCCCAGAGCTCGGGCTTCGCTACGCCGATGGCATCTGTTTTTCCGAAGGCGACCAGGCGGCCGTTGATTTCGCGAACAGATTGGAAGCAGGCACCGATTATCTCCATACGCCAAACATGGCGTTTAATGTGAATGGCACGCCTTTGGTGAACGAAGTCTTAGCGCCTTTCGCCGATCTTGACGGTTTGCCATACTACGATTACAACTTGGACGAACAATTCCTGCTGGATCAGGGGCTTTTCCAAATGACCAAGACGTTGCTCAAGGAAAGGCTGGCAGGTTATCCGTATAATGTACCGGTCTTATACTTCATTACGTCCCGGGGCTGCCCGCATCAATGTTCCTATTGCAATAACAGCCGCTACATCACATTGTTCGGCCGCAATACCATGCGATTTTACAGTATCGACCGCGTCATCGAGGAACTCGAACATACCCTTGAGCATCTCGATTTTATTGAAGTTGTTGTTTTCGGTGATGACGATTTTTTCATGCGGTCCAAAAAACAGTTGGCGCATTTCGCCCGAAAATATAAAAAGAGCATCGGTCTCCCTTTTGGTATTGCTGTAAGTGCAAACACCTATCATAAGGAAAAGATGGAAGTCCTTTTGGATTCCGGCCTGAAGGTCGTCCAGATGGGCGTCCAGTCGGGGAGTCAGCAGACTCTTGATGAAGTGTACCATCGCAGGATCAGGCTGTCCAGAACCAAGGCTGTTGTTCATCAGCTCGCATCGTACCATAAGACCCACGGCCTTGATCTTCTTCTTGATTTTATCATCGACAACCCATACGAAACCCCGGATGACATCATCCAGACATATAAATATATTCTTGATTTGCCGCTGCATGTTCGGATCAACATTTTTTTTCTGGCTTTCTTTCCGGGCACGCCCATCTACGACAGGGCGCTCAAGGATCGTATTATTGAGCCTTTTAATGAGAAAGCGTTCAGGTTCTATACCAGAAGCCATGTCAGATACCAAAAAAACTATGAAACTTTCCTGATTTTATTGGCAAGGTTTATCAGGCGCCGCAGACGGCTGTGGCCATATTGCAACAATAAATTAATGCTCGCGCTGGGAAGCCGTCCCGTAAGAAAGATTGCATCCGGATTGCCCGGGTCATGTTATGCCTTATTGAGTAAAAGCGTTCAGTAG
- a CDS encoding lysophospholipid acyltransferase family protein, which translates to MKINLSSFLQCRFNIFLCRLLGWRITLYYISFLGRLYFFFNGAETSKIKTAVQTAFGGCKQHHEIKSITKDIFRGILYHYYEKIFNAFSAAKILRAFINTHIEGAGLDAVRQGLARGKGVLLITGHYGGVEFIPAFLGANNYPVTIVAKFKSKRLRQVSLQQAEHFNVKIIDADFEPNIVKTICKDLKENRIVITQCDEIDEWKPSRHNRILFLGKPISLDRTIDILSKRWPAAVVFGVMHRNDQQRYSFIATSLVQIAKQLRQHADRSVGAVVLKLLEECIYKYPQEWYLWKKYPELDMFTPADIKFKAPSAIGLLQPSIG; encoded by the coding sequence ATGAAGATCAACTTAAGTTCTTTTTTGCAATGCCGGTTTAATATTTTTCTATGCCGGCTGCTGGGATGGAGAATCACGCTCTATTACATAAGCTTTCTGGGAAGATTATATTTTTTCTTTAACGGAGCGGAAACATCGAAAATTAAAACGGCTGTGCAAACCGCATTCGGCGGTTGCAAGCAGCACCATGAAATCAAATCCATAACAAAGGACATTTTTCGGGGAATTTTATACCATTATTATGAAAAGATTTTTAATGCCTTTTCCGCCGCCAAAATATTGCGGGCTTTTATCAACACTCATATCGAAGGTGCGGGTCTGGATGCTGTCCGACAAGGGCTTGCCAGGGGTAAAGGTGTTCTTTTAATTACCGGGCACTATGGCGGGGTTGAGTTTATTCCCGCTTTTCTGGGTGCCAACAACTATCCGGTAACAATTGTTGCCAAGTTTAAATCAAAACGTTTGCGTCAAGTATCCTTGCAGCAAGCGGAGCATTTTAACGTCAAAATAATCGACGCCGACTTTGAGCCCAATATTGTAAAAACAATTTGTAAGGACCTTAAAGAGAATCGAATTGTCATTACCCAATGTGACGAAATCGACGAATGGAAACCTTCTCGACATAATCGGATATTATTTTTGGGCAAACCGATCAGCCTGGACAGAACCATCGACATCTTGTCGAAACGATGGCCCGCTGCCGTTGTTTTTGGTGTTATGCATCGAAATGACCAGCAGCGATACAGTTTTATTGCAACCTCATTGGTACAAATCGCAAAACAGCTTCGGCAACACGCTGATCGATCTGTCGGCGCGGTTGTCTTAAAATTGTTGGAAGAGTGTATATACAAATATCCTCAAGAATGGTATTTGTGGAAGAAATATCCGGAACTTGATATGTTTACACCTGCTGACATCAAATTTAAAGCACCGTCGGCAATCGGACTGCTGCAACCTTCCATCGGTTAA
- a CDS encoding sigma-54-dependent Fis family transcriptional regulator, with the protein MMNNKASILVVDDEHGVRQSFNMVLKDQYNVLLAGTGEQAIDILTKNSVDLILLDILLPDINGLDLLEKLMETDPNTEIIMVTAVNDVQVAVRAIKLGAYEYIIKPFVVDEVLTVIQRALEKRSLKKEVAYLRNALERYHLFEKMVGQDKKMLKIFELISTLSQSDGTVIIQGESGTGKELVARAMHNRGPRRGHPFVVINCATIPPTLMESEIFGHNKGAFTGAITTSIGKLEIADRGTVFLDDIDSLDINMQAKLLRVIQEKEFERLGSNKVIKADVRFVAASNKDLKQMISAGRFREDLYYRLNVFPVKLPPLRERRGDIPLLLNHFLELYAKKTGSPPKEISEQAMAVFKEYDWPGNVRELQNMVERLCTITRNSIIQRKDIAAYNMHKTEIKDMMLKEAVSTFEKQYILEVLDSVNWNRKKAAEKLGIHRNTLLTKTAELGPNLKK; encoded by the coding sequence ATGATGAATAACAAGGCTTCCATTCTGGTCGTTGATGATGAACATGGCGTTCGCCAGTCATTTAACATGGTGTTAAAAGATCAATACAATGTCCTGTTAGCAGGCACAGGGGAACAAGCAATTGATATTTTAACAAAAAATTCCGTCGATCTCATTTTGCTGGACATCCTTTTGCCGGATATTAACGGCCTTGATCTTCTGGAAAAACTGATGGAAACCGATCCGAATACGGAAATCATCATGGTAACCGCTGTTAATGACGTTCAGGTGGCGGTAAGGGCGATTAAACTGGGCGCTTATGAATATATCATTAAACCCTTTGTCGTGGACGAAGTGCTGACCGTAATTCAGCGGGCTTTGGAAAAACGAAGTCTGAAAAAGGAGGTGGCCTATCTCAGGAACGCGCTGGAAAGGTATCATCTTTTTGAAAAGATGGTCGGTCAAGATAAAAAAATGCTAAAGATTTTTGAATTAATATCGACGCTTTCTCAAAGCGACGGTACGGTCATTATCCAAGGGGAAAGCGGAACCGGTAAAGAACTGGTTGCCAGGGCCATGCACAACAGGGGACCGCGCAGAGGCCATCCGTTTGTGGTCATCAATTGTGCAACCATCCCGCCGACACTGATGGAAAGCGAAATCTTCGGCCATAATAAAGGGGCATTTACAGGAGCCATCACCACCAGTATCGGCAAGCTTGAAATTGCAGATAGGGGGACCGTTTTTCTTGATGATATTGATTCTCTGGATATCAATATGCAAGCCAAGCTCCTCAGGGTCATTCAGGAGAAGGAGTTCGAAAGACTGGGGAGCAACAAGGTGATCAAGGCAGATGTCCGATTTGTGGCGGCTTCCAATAAAGACCTTAAGCAAATGATTTCAGCGGGTAGATTTCGTGAAGATCTTTATTATCGCCTGAATGTTTTTCCTGTCAAGCTGCCGCCGTTGAGAGAACGAAGGGGTGATATCCCCTTATTGTTGAATCACTTTTTGGAACTGTACGCTAAAAAGACCGGGAGTCCCCCTAAAGAAATTTCAGAGCAAGCCATGGCTGTTTTCAAGGAATATGATTGGCCGGGAAATGTCAGAGAACTTCAAAACATGGTGGAAAGGTTGTGTACCATTACAAGGAATTCAATCATCCAGCGTAAGGATATTGCCGCTTATAACATGCATAAAACTGAAATTAAGGACATGATGCTTAAAGAAGCCGTAAGCACCTTTGAAAAACAGTACATCCTGGAAGTACTTGACAGCGTCAACTGGAATCGAAAAAAAGCGGCCGAGAAATTAGGTATCCACCGCAACACCCTTTTGACCAAAACGGCTGAACTCGGCCCGAATTTGAAAAAATGA
- a CDS encoding RsbRD N-terminal domain-containing protein codes for MRLNDLLAQRKASIVKKWFAMVIETYPADTAQFLKSQKDPFANPVGRTILRSLEPLFDELLGGMDGETLASLLDPIIRIRAIQSFFPSQAIGFIFFLKNAVRENLIKEIAENKIAAELLVFESKIDQLGLIAFNLYMKCREKIYDLKANEIRNRTLRAFERAGLVSELPEVEPVLEPINFTKEASNNS; via the coding sequence ATGAGGTTGAACGATCTATTGGCGCAAAGAAAAGCTTCTATTGTCAAAAAGTGGTTTGCCATGGTGATCGAGACCTATCCTGCCGACACCGCCCAGTTTTTAAAAAGCCAGAAAGATCCTTTTGCCAACCCTGTGGGCAGAACCATTTTGCGCAGTTTGGAACCGCTCTTCGACGAACTCTTGGGAGGCATGGATGGTGAGACGCTGGCATCCCTCCTCGATCCGATCATCAGAATCAGGGCTATTCAAAGTTTTTTCCCCTCACAAGCCATCGGATTTATTTTTTTCTTAAAAAATGCCGTTCGAGAAAATTTAATCAAAGAAATTGCTGAAAATAAGATTGCCGCTGAGCTGCTTGTTTTCGAGTCAAAGATTGACCAACTCGGTCTGATTGCGTTTAACCTTTACATGAAGTGTAGAGAAAAAATTTACGACCTCAAGGCCAATGAGATCAGAAACCGAACCCTCAGGGCCTTTGAGAGGGCGGGTTTGGTGAGTGAACTGCCGGAGGTTGAGCCGGTTTTGGAACCTATTAACTTTACGAAGGAGGCTTCAAACAACAGCTAG
- the dsrM gene encoding sulfate reduction electron transfer complex DsrMKJOP subunit DsrM, producing MNISYLYSLIAVIVLALFAYVGSKVTGGEALFGLILPFLAAVTFLVGFIYRIVDWSRSPVPFRIPTTCGQQKSLPWIESACIDNPSTTGGVIARMFLEIVFFRSLFRNTQCELKEGDKLSYRWEIWLWVGALAFHWAFFTVVVRHLRFFMEPVPVCLKVLEKLDGFLQIGMPGLMLSGVVLLAAVAFLFLRRLFTPHVRYISLASDYFPLFLIIGIAFTGILMRYFTKVEIVNVKAFTMGLVTLKPHVPHGIGGIFYVHLFLVCILLAYFPFSKLMHLGGIFMSPTRNLTTDSRAKRHINPWNYPVKIHTYDQYEDEFREKMIEAGLPVDKMVEAQAPEESEEKE from the coding sequence ATGAATATCAGTTACTTGTATTCCCTTATAGCGGTTATCGTGCTTGCTCTGTTTGCCTATGTGGGCTCCAAAGTAACAGGGGGTGAAGCGCTTTTCGGCCTTATCCTGCCGTTTCTGGCTGCCGTCACTTTCCTTGTGGGTTTTATTTACCGCATCGTAGACTGGTCACGTTCGCCGGTGCCTTTTCGAATTCCCACAACCTGCGGCCAGCAGAAGTCTCTGCCCTGGATCGAGTCTGCATGCATAGACAACCCGAGCACTACCGGCGGTGTGATTGCGCGGATGTTTCTGGAAATCGTCTTTTTCCGATCATTATTCCGCAATACCCAGTGCGAGCTCAAAGAGGGAGATAAGCTTTCCTACCGGTGGGAAATATGGCTGTGGGTCGGCGCCCTGGCTTTTCACTGGGCGTTCTTTACTGTCGTGGTAAGGCACTTGCGGTTCTTTATGGAACCGGTCCCGGTCTGCCTCAAGGTGCTGGAAAAATTGGACGGGTTTCTTCAGATCGGTATGCCGGGGCTGATGCTGTCCGGCGTCGTCCTGCTGGCCGCCGTAGCCTTTTTATTTTTAAGAAGACTGTTTACACCTCATGTGCGATATATTTCCCTGGCTTCGGACTATTTCCCGCTCTTTCTGATTATTGGCATCGCCTTTACCGGCATCCTGATGCGCTATTTCACCAAGGTGGAAATTGTAAATGTCAAAGCGTTCACCATGGGACTGGTCACACTTAAGCCCCATGTTCCCCATGGTATCGGGGGTATTTTCTATGTTCATCTGTTTTTGGTCTGCATCCTTTTGGCCTATTTTCCCTTCAGCAAGCTCATGCATCTGGGAGGGATCTTTATGAGTCCCACGAGAAACCTGACCACCGACAGCCGCGCCAAAAGGCACATCAATCCGTGGAATTACCCCGTGAAGATTCATACCTACGATCAGTATGAAGATGAATTCAGGGAGAAAATGATAGAAGCCGGCCTGCCGGTCGACAAAATGGTTGAGGCCCAAGCGCCTGAGGAATCAGAGGAAAAGGAGTAA